CGTATCGGCCTGCTTCTCCACCAAAGATAAGCCAATGCACAGCACACGATGATCGCTGACGACACAGCCCCTTCCCACCGGCCGCGAAGACACTCGACCACAAACACGCCGAAAGCGATCGCGAGCATCAGTCCCACGAGGACCAGGACCAGCCAGTATTCTCTGCGAGAATTAAACGCCATATTTTTGCATTCGGCGATGAGACTAAATAATTGCCTTCCCGCGTCGGCGGCCAGCGGCGGGGCTATTCCCACAAGACCGTCACCGCGCATTTTGACGAACGGGATCGTCAGCAGCAGGAAGGCGAGGAGCGCACGCTGCGAGCCCCCTACTCCGGCCACTGCCTGAAGACGACGCACACGCCAGTTTTATCGAGCAGCGAGAACTCCAGCGCTCCCCACGGCCGTTGCGTCACCCGCGGCAAGTTCGGGTGAAGCAGATCGGGCCGCTTCGCAGCGACCTCGCGATGGAGCTCTTCGATCGTGTCGGTCTCAATCGCAATCTCCGGCCGATCCTTTGCGGCATACTCCGCGCTCGCGACGACGTACGCCTTGGCGCTGTCGCGGCCGACCACGGCCAGTTCCCCGTCCTGATACAGCACGGTGAAGCCCAACCCGTCGACGAACAGATCGAGTCCCTCCTCCATCCGATCGAAGAAGACTTTCGGTATCAAGCGAATCATCATCAGCGCGTCCCCCGCTCGGGCCTCGCATGGTCGCGAGGCCATTGAAAAGATTTTGGAACAGAGCGACCAGTATATCGCCGCGCACCGTCAACGCTCGAATGTTGTCCACGTATCAGTTTCTTCTTAGCCCCCGGTTCTTCAAACCGGGGGCGAGTCCGCAGCTTTCTCGCGCACGCCGCCCAACAATTCCTCAAACTTTGTTGTCGAAACTGGGCCACTAGTTTTGCTAACGTGAGCACTCCGTTCACCGCAATGCGCGCCACATGCCTGCTTCGCGATTCCTCGGTTTATCCGGGGGGAAGTCCGCAGCGCACAACGCACCGCCGACCGGAACGCGCCACACCCAAATTCCCCCCCCGGACAAGCCGGGTGGCTCGCCATCGTACGACAACGCAGCGCCCAGCGCACTCTCCTCACTTACTCACCTAAACGCTCACGCTTCACCATGCCCCTCGACCTTACCCCCGCCGAAATCGAGCAGCTCATCGAAGCCCTCGACTGCCTCAAAACCAAATTTGCGTTCGTGAAAAAGGGCGCCTCCTACGCCGAGCGGACCGCCAAGCTGCTTGAGGCCGAGACGCTTGAGCAGAAGCTTCGTGCGGCGCTTGGCGAAGCTTGAACCTCGCCGCAGGCACTGCTGGCGCCGCGTTAGATGAACTAGCTCCAACGTCGCAACGGAAGTACAAATTGCCGCATGCGTCGCCGCCTCGCGCCTACTTGCCGAGCCTTGCTCTTCCTCGTCGCTGCGACGGCGCTCGCCGGCTGCCAGTCGGGCATCACCGCCGCCCATCGCATGATCGAAGGCCAAGCGATCGAACGAACTCTCGACTATCCCGAAGCGCCGCTGAGCCAACGCTTCGACATGCCTGTCGAACAACCCGCGCAGAAGAAAGCATTAACCGCGAATCACGCGAATCTTCGCGAATAAAGCAGAGTGGCATCGACCTCTTTCCATTAGCGCAGATTCGCGTGATTCGCGGTCCGTTCCCGCATTCCTTGGCGCTCTTGGCGTCCCTGGCGGTTCAACTCCCAGCGTCTCGCCAGAGTTGAAATCACCGCCCCAACGGCTATCATTCAACCGGCAACTGCTGCCCCGGACGAGACGCGCCGTACCCGGTCACGCGAAGACGACGCTCCGAACTCGCTCACTCGTTCAGGAGGCGTCGTCATGCATTGGTGGTATTTGCTCGTTGCCGGATTGCTCGAAGTCGGTTGGGCCATCGGCCTGAAATACACCGACGGTTTTACGAAGCCCCTCGCGAGCGTGCTCACTGCCGCGGCGATCGTCGGCAGTATGGTGTTGCTTTCGCTCGCCGCGCGGACGATCCCCATCGGCACCGCGTACGCCGTGTGGACCGGCATCGGTGTCGCCGGCGCCGCGACGCTCGGCATCGTGCTGTTGGGCGAAGCGGTCACGCTCAGCCGATTGTTCTTCCTCGCGATGCTGCTGGTGGCGGTGATCGGGTTGAAGGTTACCTCCGGCCATTGATCGTAAATCGCTAGAAGCCATTGCCGAATAAGCAGCCCGGCCAATGCTGCGCCTGCCGCTGACCCGCTGCGCGAGATATGAGATACTGGGCCGCACGATGACTTTGTGGGAGGCGTCTCCGACGCCGATGCCTTTCACCACCATATGCCGTTATGGTCGGTGAGCGCCGCTTCGGGGTCGGAGACCCCTCCCACAAGTTTCCGATCGAAGTATTCATTCCACAGAGCAACTTGCCTAAGATGCCGACCGAAGCCGACAAGTACCCGAAGATCGCCCAACTGAAGAGCGTCGATGCGCTACGCGCGCGGCTGACGGAACTGGGCGTCGCGTTGCCGCTCGACGACGAGATCCAAACAGCCGCGGCCGGTTCGCCGCTCGCGCAGCCGATCGACGTTGGCGGCTTTCGCGTCGGCAATCGGTGGTGCATCCATCCGATGGAAGGGTGGGACGCGAATCGCGATGGCTCGCCGAGCGACTACACGCTGCGGCGGTGGCGCAACTTCGGCCGCAGCGGCGCTAAGCTCATTTGGGGCGGCGAGGCGGCCGCGGTGCAGCCCGACGGCCGCGCGAATCCGAATCAAACGCTCGCTACGCCCGAGAACAAGCGCGGCCTTGCGCAGTTGCTCGAAGAGTGCCACGCAGGCCATCGCGAGCAGTGCGGTACGCTCGACGGCTTGCTGGTCGGTTTGCAGCTCACTCATTCGGGGCGGTTCTGCAAGCCGGCCGATCACGCCAAGTGGGCGCCGCGGATCGCGTACCATCATCCGCTGCTCGATGAGAAGTTTAAGATCGATCCCGCCAACGACGCTTGCGTGTTGACCGACGACGAACTGGAAACGTTGATCGACGACTACGTCGCCGCGGCCCATCTAGCCGCCGACGTCGGCTACCAGTTCGTCGATGTGAAGGCGTGCCACGGCTACTTGCTGCACGAGTTCCTCAGCGCACGGACGCGGCCTGGGCGATTCGGCGGCGATCTCGACGGCCGCTCTCGTGTGTTGTTCACCATCATCGATCGCATCCGCAGCGAGCTGCCGAGCTTGATGATCGGCGTGCGGCTGAGCGTGTTCGACACCGTGCCCTATCGCACGAGCCGCGAGGTCGGCCAGCCGATGGACTACGCGCAGCTGCTTCCCTACGGCTGGGGCTTCGGCGTCGACGAGCACGATCCGCTGCGGTTCGATTTGGCCGAGCCGATCGAGCTGATGCGGCGACTCGTCGCGCACGGCGTGGCGATGATCAACATTACCTGCGGCAGTCCCTACTACGTTCCCCACATCCAACGCCCAGCGATCTTCCCGCCGAGCGACGGCTACCAACCGCCGGAAGATCCGCTGGTGGGCGTGTGGCGGCAGCTCGATGCCGTGCGGCAATGCAAGGCGGCGCTCCCCGACGTGCCGTTCGTCGGCAGCGGTTACTCGTACCTGCAGGACTACCTTCCCCACGCGGCGCAGCGTGCCGTGCGCGACGGTTGGGTCGACTTCGTCGGCCTCGGCCGGATGGTGCTCAGTTATCCCGAGCTGCCGCAGGATTGCCTGGTCGAAGGGAAGCTGAAGCGGAAGCTTGTCTGCCGCACGTTCAGCGACTGCACCACCGCGCCGCGGCATGGGCTCATCTCCGGCTGCTATCCGCTGGATGAGTACTACAAGCGGATTCCGGAACGCGAGCAGTTGGTGGCGATTAAGCAGAAGCTGGGCGAAGGGTAGCAAGCGTCTGTAACGTTGGCGCGAGTTGATCGCTTGTAGTAGCACGAGTTGATTGCTCGAAAGTAATGCTCACCACTACACGTCTGGTCCCCTCCCCCTTGAGGGGAGGGTTAGGGAGGGGGGCGTAGCTGGTACACGCGTTCCACCCCCTCCCCAGCCCTCCCCTCAAGGGGGAGGGAGCCAGAAGGTTTTTGGGTGGACTTTGCTCCGTAGTAACTTCGATGACAGCTGCCGTCGATTCGACGCGAGTTGAATAGCATCGCAACGACTCGATGGAATCACCGCTCTTCAAAATCGGCCTGAAAAGGCCGATATGCAGCGCTGCGCCTTAATTGGCACAGCGGATGCCTCCTACTCCTGCAGAACGCTTCGGACGCTCGGCTCTTCGCCGGCGCAACCCGAACGGTGGAATCTGTATCGGGCCCGCCACGGGCCAGGGAGAGCATCATGTTACGCAAGTGCTGTTTGTCGTTGGCCGCGGTGGCGGCCTTGGGATTGGGCCTCGGCGCCGCGTCGACCGCGCAAGCTGATCACGGTCACGGCGGCGGTCATCATGGCGGGCATCATGGCGGTCATCATGACCACTACGACCACCATCATCAGCAGCATTACCAAAGCGCCTACCGCGGCGGCTACGGATACGGGTTCGGCTACAGCGGGCCGACCCAAGTCCGCAGCATTTACGGACCGGCGTATCAGAGTTACTACGGCCTGCCATCAAGCCGCTACGGTGGCTACGGCGGATATGGATACGGCGGTCGCGGTTACGACAGCTGCTATGGCCCCAGCTATCGCCGCGGCGGCGTGAGCGTTTCGTTCGGGTTCTAGGGTAGTGTCAACCAGCACTTCGGACTGGCCGCTTAAGCGGCCAGTCCAATGCGGGCTCCAGGCCGCAACGGCCCGTATCGGATTGAGCGTGCTGGCGTCAAAGTGACGGCAAATACGCAGTCGCGGCATTTCGCCGCCCCACGGCAATTGGCCCTAAACTGCTGATTGTCAACGAGTTCCGTCAAATGCCGACCGAATGGCACGCCGGCTGCGTAATAGGGTTTCATCAAGCAGCGGAAAACAAAGGAAGAGTTTCATCCACCTAGCCGCCGCCCAACGAGGAACATTGTTTCAGAGGGAGTTAGTCATGTTGAAGCGCATCCTGTTAGCTGTCGCCGTCGTCGCGGGAACTACGCTCGTCGTCGCCCCTCAGGCCGACGCCGGGGTGTTCGTTCGCCGGGTCGCTCCGGTCCGCCGCGTCGTCTACCCGCCCTACCCCGTCGCCCGTCACGCCGTGGCTCGCCCGGTGGTCGGCCCCGTGCTGTACCCAGCCTATCGCCCCGTCGTTTACGGCGGCGGTGGCTTCTACGGCGGTGGCTACTACGGCGGTCGTGGGTTCTACGGCCCTGGCATCTCGATCGGCATCGGCGGCTTCGGCTACTAACCAGATCCGGTGCGGCGCCGAGCGGCGCAACGTAGTTCGCACATGAAGAACGTGGTCGTCTCGCCAGGAACTGTGCGGGTGGCGAACGACATCATGCCGCCTGTCAGCACACGCTGACAGGCGGCTTATTTATGCGCTGAGTCTGCTAGCACGTTTTCCGCCTACGTCGTGCGCGGAAGAATCCTCAAGCAACGCGCAATTCCTACCGATGAAGCCCATAAGGAGTTTTCCCTTACTGCCCGATGAGTCTGCGCACTGCCGCACGACGCCTGCCGCCAAATGCTGCGACGCCCATGTTGGTCATCATCAGCGACCTGCACCTGACGGACGGAACAAGCGGATCGACGATCTCGCCCGGCGCCTTTCAGCTGCTGGGAGAACGGATCGCCGATCTCGCGATGGGCGCCTCGCAGCGCCGCGACGGCAGTTATCGGCCAATCGATCGGATCGACTTACTCCTGCTCGGCGATGTGCTCGACGTCATCCGCTCGAGCCGCTGGCTGACGGGCCGCGCTCGGCCGTGGGACGATCCGCAATCGCCGGCGTTCTTCGAGATGGTCTCGCAGATCACCAGTGACATTCTGCGTCGCAACGAAGAAGCGCTCGGCGAATTCCGCAAGCTCGCGCAGCAAGGGGTCGCCATTCCCGCCGCCACGCGCGACGGCAGGCCGGCCGATCGCCAGCTGCTGCCGATTCCCGTTCACACGCATTACATGGTGGGGAACCACGACTGGTTCTACCACCTGCCCGGCGAGAACTACTCGCGCCTGCGGCGGCAGATCGCCCTCCACATGGGCCTCGCCACAAACCCGGATTCACCGTTTCCGCACGAAGCGTGGGAGTGCAACGAACTGCTGCAGACGATGCGGCGGCACAAAGTTTTCGCCCGCCACGGCGACGTCTACGATCCCTTCAACTACGAAGGCGATCGCAACGCGAGCAGCCTGGGCGACGTGATCGTTATTGAGCTGCTCAACCGCTTCGGCGTGCAGGTGCAGAAGGAACTGGCCAACGATCTGCCCGAGACGGTCCTTTCGGGCCTGCGCGAGATCGACAACATCCGTCCGCTGTTGCTCGTGCCGGTCTGGATCGACGGCCTGCTTGAGCGCAGCTGCCCCCATCCCGCCGTGCGCAAGCAGGTGAAGAAGGTGTGGGATCAGCTGGCCGACGAGTTCCTCGACCACCCGTTCGTGCGGCACCGCGATACCTGGTGCCCGGTCGACATCGTCGACGGGCTGCAGAAGGCGCTGAAATTCAGCCGCCGGCTGTCGGTCGGCTGGGCCAGCTGGATTGCCCAATGGATGTGGCAGCTCCGCGGGGCGGACAACAGCTCGTATTACCAGCACGCCCTGTCGGAGCAAGACTTCCGGAACCGCCGGGCCAAGCACATTGTGTATGGCCACACCCACGCGCACGAGACTGTGCCGCTGGACGCGAGCTTCGCGGAAGGGTATGTCTTGAATCAGGCGTACTTTAACAGCGGCACGTGGCGGCGGGTCTATGAGCAGACGCGCTTCGCCCCGCATGAGCAAGAGTTCATCGCCGCCGACGCCCTGACATACCTGGCCTTTTTCAAAGACGACGAACGCCGCGGCCGGCCTTACGAAACCTGGTCGGGCACGCTCGGCATCTCACCGCTGCCGAGCGTGACGATGCGCGTCGATTCGGGAATGAAGAGCGATGCCTCGCCACAACCGATTTCGACACCAAGCGTACCGATCCGAGCCCCCCACTTCGCCTTACCGCCTACTCACGTCCGGGCGGCCGACGGAGCCTTCGTCCGCTGAGTTTGACGAGCGGATGGCTAGTGCGGGAGCGAAGTTCTCGCAAGCGGGCGTCGCGGCGATCTACTGCGTTCACGGCACGTTCTGCGGCGACGACGTGCTGGGGTTGTTCACCGAGTTGGAAGGCTGGGCGCCGAGCGTTGCCCGCCCGTTGCGTCGCTGGAGCAAGCGGGCGATCGACGCTGTCATTGGCGAGACGGGCAACTACACGCCGGCGTTCGCCGAGCGGATGCAAACGGCGTTGAGCGCGAGCGCCCCGCGACCGATGCCGGTGCGGCTGTTTCATTGGTCGAGCTTGAATCATCACATCGGCCGCGCCGACGGCGCCGTGCGGTTGTTGGGTGAGCTGGCGACGTTCGGTGAGCAGCTGCCAAGCTCACAGGGCAATCCCCGCGTCCAGCTCTGGGCGCACAGCCACGGCGGCAATGTCTTCGCCCTGCTAACCAACCTGCTCGGCGCTGACGAAGCGACCCGGCATGAGTTCTTCCATGCCTCGCGGACCTTCTTCCGCCCATGGCTCGCGGCTCGTCCCGACCTGCCGGTGTGGGAGCGAGTCGAGCAGATCCTCGCCGATTCGCAACATCCGCTGCGGCGGCTGAAGCTCGACGTGATCACCTAC
This sequence is a window from Lacipirellula parvula. Protein-coding genes within it:
- a CDS encoding DMT family transporter; translated protein: MHWWYLLVAGLLEVGWAIGLKYTDGFTKPLASVLTAAAIVGSMVLLSLAARTIPIGTAYAVWTGIGVAGAATLGIVLLGEAVTLSRLFFLAMLLVAVIGLKVTSGH
- a CDS encoding NADH:flavin oxidoreductase, producing the protein MPTEADKYPKIAQLKSVDALRARLTELGVALPLDDEIQTAAAGSPLAQPIDVGGFRVGNRWCIHPMEGWDANRDGSPSDYTLRRWRNFGRSGAKLIWGGEAAAVQPDGRANPNQTLATPENKRGLAQLLEECHAGHREQCGTLDGLLVGLQLTHSGRFCKPADHAKWAPRIAYHHPLLDEKFKIDPANDACVLTDDELETLIDDYVAAAHLAADVGYQFVDVKACHGYLLHEFLSARTRPGRFGGDLDGRSRVLFTIIDRIRSELPSLMIGVRLSVFDTVPYRTSREVGQPMDYAQLLPYGWGFGVDEHDPLRFDLAEPIELMRRLVAHGVAMINITCGSPYYVPHIQRPAIFPPSDGYQPPEDPLVGVWRQLDAVRQCKAALPDVPFVGSGYSYLQDYLPHAAQRAVRDGWVDFVGLGRMVLSYPELPQDCLVEGKLKRKLVCRTFSDCTTAPRHGLISGCYPLDEYYKRIPEREQLVAIKQKLGEG